Genomic DNA from Rickettsiales bacterium:
ATTTTTTGAGCTTGCATTTCCTGCTCAGTGCTAAGAACTCCGCCTTCTTCTAGGGCGTTTATTAAATCAGAAAATAGAGGATATGCAATACAAATAATTATTGCAAAAATGATAAAATATTTTTTTCTAACTATCTTCATTAAATAATTTTTTCTCAAGCAAAGTTTCAACTTCCAACAAAAATTCTGGCTTAATATCACCACGATGATGGAAAATCACTTTAGCGTTTTTATCAATTATAAAAGTTTCTGGAATACCTGTAATTCCAAGCTCTATGCCAAAAACACCTGCACTATCAAAGGCAATTTTATCAAACGGATTGCCATTTTCTTGCAACCAATTTTTGGTATCTTGCTTTTTATCTCGCCAAGCAATCCCAATAATTTGCATATCATCGGTTTTAATCTTTTTAAGCTCCATAAAAATGGGGTGCTCAACTTTGCAAACTACACACCAAGATGAAAAAAAATTCAAAATCGTGTATTTTCCTAAAAAATCTTTCTTAGAAATTTTCTTATTTTCCAAGCTTTCCAGCAAGAATTTAGGAATTTCCCTGCCAATTAAACTATTGGCTTTATATTCAGTTTTTCCAGAATAAAGCTTAACAAGCAAAAGCCCTGAGATGATTGTAATAGTAATAAAGGGTAATATTTGAATAAATTTCCGCACAATTTTAACTTTTAATTAGCAAATAGATAAAAAATAACTTTTTTGACACATAGAATTAGGTTTTAGCTAGGTGTCACATACTCCGAATTTTTTCAATAGAAAAGGAGCAAACTCAATTTTCCACCTGAATGTCACCCCGCATTTATTGCGGGGTTAACTGAAATAA
This window encodes:
- a CDS encoding DsbE family thiol:disulfide interchange protein — its product is MRKFIQILPFITITIISGLLLVKLYSGKTEYKANSLIGREIPKFLLESLENKKISKKDFLGKYTILNFFSSWCVVCKVEHPIFMELKKIKTDDMQIIGIAWRDKKQDTKNWLQENGNPFDKIAFDSAGVFGIELGITGIPETFIIDKNAKVIFHHRGDIKPEFLLEVETLLEKKLFNEDS